From a region of the Cucumis sativus cultivar 9930 chromosome 6, Cucumber_9930_V3, whole genome shotgun sequence genome:
- the LOC116404700 gene encoding small ubiquitin-related modifier 1-like codes for MSTLMNNGIDEETTRKTKPKPESEYVNLKVNGQDGSKVYFRIFKKTEVNKLMDSYCQRQELEFSTIAFLMDGHPIAGTQTAEELGLEDGDEIDAMKHHCGGGGDGAI; via the exons ATGTCGACATTGATGAACAATGGCATCGATGAAGAAACAACCcgaaaaaccaaaccaaaaccCGAGTCGGAGTACGTCAACCTCAAAGTGAATGGCCAA GATGGAAGTAAAGTGTATTTCAGGATTTTTAAGAAAACCGAAGTCAACAAACTCATGGATTCTTACTGTCAAAGACAAGAGCTAGAGTTCAGTACCATTGCTTTTCTCATGGATGGCCATCCCATTGCTGGAACCCAAACCGCCGAAGAG CTGGGGTTGGAAGATGGAGATGAAATTGATGCCATGAAACACCActgcggcggcggcggcgacGGAGCAATCTGA
- the LOC101208629 gene encoding glucan endo-1,3-beta-glucosidase 12: MEQLKSLWFFYFFLLFLSPFAESGSIGVNYGRIGNDLPSAVKVVKLLKSHGLQRVKVYDTDPAVLKALSGSGIKVTVDLPNELLFAAAKRLTFAYTWVEKNVAAYYPSTEIEAIAVGNEVFVDPHNTTSFLVPAMKNIHQALVKYNLHSNIKVSSPIALSALQNSYPSSAGSFRPELVETVFRPMLEFLRQTGSYLMVNAYPFFAYESNTDVISLDYALFRDNPGVVDAGSGYRYFNLFDAQIDAVFAAMSALKYDDIKMVVTETGWPSKGDENEIGASVENAAAYNGNLVRRILSGGGTPLRPKADLTVYLFALFNENKKNGPTSERNYGLFYPNEEKVYDIPFTTEGLKDFEDKPSPKPVSGGNAPTAPPASGDGGVSKSQTGNTWCVASGEAGKEKLQSGLDYACGEGGADCRPIQVGATCYNPNTLEAHASYAFNSYYQKNSRKVGTCYFGGAAYVVTQPPKYGSCEFPTGY; the protein is encoded by the exons ATGGAACAACTAAAATCTCTCTGgttcttctacttcttcctcctcttcctctccCCATTTGCAG AGAGCGGTTCAATTGGAGTTAACTATGGCAGAATCGGCAACGACCTTCCTTCCGCCGTTAAAGTTGTCAAGCTTCTCAAATCTCATGGTCTTCAAAGGGTTAAAGTTTACGACACCGATCCCGCGGTTCTCAAAGCTCTTTCCGGCTCTGGGATTAAAGTCACTGTTGATTTGCCTAACGAACTTCTCTTCGCCGCTGCCAAACGTCTCACCTTTGCTTACACTTGGGTCGAAAAGAATGTAGCCGCTTATTACCCTTCCACTGAAATCGAAGCCATTGCCGTCGGGAATGAAGTATTTGTCGACCCACATAACACTACGTCGTTTCTTGTTCCGGCGATGAAGAACATTCATCAAGCTCTTGTCAAATACAACCTTCATTCCAACATTAAAGTCTCTTCTCCTATAGCTTTGAGCGCTTTACAAAACTCTTACCCTTCCTCAGCTGGTTCATTCCGGCCAGAGCTTGTCGAAACTGTTTTCCGTCCAATGTTGGAGTTTCTCCGCCAAACTGGGTCTTATTTAATGGTTAACGCTTACCCATTTTTCGCTTACGAGTCCAACACCGATGTGATTTCTTTAGACTACGCTCTTTTCAGAGATAATCCCGGCGTGGTGGATGCCGGCAGTGGTTACCGCTACTTCAACTTATTCGACGCCCAAATCGACGCCGTGTTTGCAGCAATGTCGGCTCTAAAATACGACGACATTAAAATGGTGGTTACCGAAACAGGGTGGCCGTCGAAAGGCGACGAAAATGAGATCGGAGCCAGCGTTGAAAACGCAGCCGCGTACAACGGAAATCTAGTCCGTCGGATACTGAGCGGAGGCGGAACTCCGCTGAGACCAAAAGCAGATCTGACCGTCTATTTATTTGCTCTTTTCAACGAGAACAAAAAGAACGGCCCCACATCGGAAAGAAACTACGGCTTATTTTACCCAAACGAAGAGAAAGTTTACGACATCCCGTTTACCACGGAAGGATTGAAAGATTTCGAGGACAAGCCATCCCCGAAGCCGGTATCCGGCGGAAACGCGCCGACGGCACCACCAGCAAGCGGCGACGGTGGTGTGTCAAAGAGTCAAACAGGGAACACGTGGTGCGTTGCAAGTGGTGAAGCGGGAAAAGAGAAGCTGCAGTCAGGTCTAGACTATGCTTGTGGTGAAGGAGGTGCGGATTGCCGTCCGATCCAAGTGGGTGCCACGTGCTACAATCCAAACACGCTAGAGGCGCACGCTTCGTATGCTTTTAATAGTTACTATCAGAAGAATAGCCGTAAGGTTGGCACGTGTTACTTTGGAGGTGCGGCTTACGTAGTCACTCAACCACCCA AGTATGGCAGTTGTGAGTTCCCAACGGGGTACTGA